One part of the Gossypium raimondii isolate GPD5lz chromosome 1, ASM2569854v1, whole genome shotgun sequence genome encodes these proteins:
- the LOC105786315 gene encoding short chain aldehyde dehydrogenase 1 isoform X1, translated as MGSESLVTKRLDGKVALITGGASGLGECSARVFLKHGAKVLIADIQDELGHSLCKELGTENFSYVHCDVTCESDVENAVNLAVSKYGKLDIMFNNAGLIGDGEVRVTDASTDNFKRVFDINVLGGFLGAKYAAKVMVPAKKGCILFSSSISSKISIGLPHAYKASKHGVVGLTKSLAVELGEHGIRVNCISPHATVTPLFQTTLGLLDKKKGEEMIAASAVLKGTVLEPEDFAHAALYLASDEAKFISGVNVPVDGGYNLSNQSWKMGFAALFG; from the exons ATGGGTTCCGAGTCTTTAGTAACCAAGAG GCTAGATGGTAAGGTGGCACTGATAACTGGTGGTGCCAGTGGTTTAGGAGAGTGTTCAGCCAGGGTATTTCTCAAACATGGAGCCAAGGTTCTGATTGCTGATATTCAAGACGAATTGGGCCACTCCCTTTGCAAAGAGCTTGGAACTGAAAACTTCAGCTATGTCCATTGTGATGTAACATGCGAATCTGATGTCGAAAATGCCGTAAACTTAGCGGTCTCCAAGTATGGAAAACTCGATATCATGTTCAACAATGCAGGCCTTATTGGTGATGGTGAAGTCAGAGTGACAGACGCCAGCACTGACAACTTCAAGAGAGTGTTCGATATCAATGTCTTGGGTGGATTCTTGGGAGCCAAGTATGCAGCCAAGGTCATGGTTCCGGCCAAGAAAGGTTGCATTCTCTTCTCGTCGAGTATTTCTTCAAAAATCAGCATCGGTCTGCCCCATGCATACAAGGCATCGAAGCATGGCGTCGTAGGGTTGACGAAGAGCTTGGCCGTGGAGTTAGGTGAGCATGGAATTAGAGTTAATTGCATTTCACCTCACGCAACTGTGACCCCATTGTTCCAAACAACACTGGGGTTGCTCGATAAGAAGAAGGGAGAGGAGATGATTGCGGCTTCAGCTGTGTTGAAAGGCACCGTATTGGAACCTGAAGATTTTGCACATGCAGCACTGTATTTGGCAAGCGATGAGGCTAAATTTATCAGTGGTGTTAACGTGCCTGTCGATGGAGGGTATAATCTCAGCAATCAGTCATGGAAGATGGGATTTGCAGCACTTTTTGGATAA
- the LOC105786315 gene encoding short chain aldehyde dehydrogenase 1 isoform X3 produces MDSESLVTKRLDGKVALITGGASGLGECSARVFLKHGAKVLIADIQDELGHSLCKELGTENFSYVHCDVTCESDVENAVNLAVSKYGKLDIMFNNAGLIGDGEVRVTDASTDNFKRVFDINVLGGFLGAKYAAKVMVPAKKGCILFSSSISSKISIGLPHAYKASKHGVVGLTKSLAVELGEHGIRVNCISPHATVTPLFQTTLGLLDKKKGEEMIAASAVLKGTVLEPEDFAHAALYLASDEAKFISGVNVPVDGGYNLSNQSWKMGFAALFG; encoded by the coding sequence GCTAGATGGTAAGGTGGCACTGATAACTGGTGGTGCCAGTGGTTTAGGAGAGTGTTCAGCCAGGGTATTTCTCAAACATGGAGCCAAGGTTCTGATTGCTGATATTCAAGACGAATTGGGCCACTCCCTTTGCAAAGAGCTTGGAACTGAAAACTTCAGCTATGTCCATTGTGATGTAACATGCGAATCTGATGTCGAAAATGCCGTAAACTTAGCGGTCTCCAAGTATGGAAAACTCGATATCATGTTCAACAATGCAGGCCTTATTGGTGATGGTGAAGTCAGAGTGACAGACGCCAGCACTGACAACTTCAAGAGAGTGTTCGATATCAATGTCTTGGGTGGATTCTTGGGAGCCAAGTATGCAGCCAAGGTCATGGTTCCGGCCAAGAAAGGTTGCATTCTCTTCTCGTCGAGTATTTCTTCAAAAATCAGCATCGGTCTGCCCCATGCATACAAGGCATCGAAGCATGGCGTCGTAGGGTTGACGAAGAGCTTGGCCGTGGAGTTAGGTGAGCATGGAATTAGAGTTAATTGCATTTCACCTCACGCAACTGTGACCCCATTGTTCCAAACAACACTGGGGTTGCTCGATAAGAAGAAGGGAGAGGAGATGATTGCGGCTTCAGCTGTGTTGAAAGGCACCGTATTGGAACCTGAAGATTTTGCACATGCAGCACTGTATTTGGCAAGCGATGAGGCTAAATTTATCAGTGGTGTTAACGTGCCTGTCGATGGAGGGTATAATCTCAGCAATCAGTCATGGAAGATGGGATTTGCAGCACTTTTTGGATAA